Below is a genomic region from Tepidiforma bonchosmolovskayae.
CACCGTGCGTTGAGGAGGAGCCGATCCGGCATCGCCCGGCTCAGCTCCTGCACGAACGGCGCCAGGAGTCCATACGCCGTGATCACCAGCCGCACATCCGGCTGCCGCCGCAGCGCAATCGAAAACGGCTTCTCCCCGGACATATCGTGCAGCGCGGTGGCGAGCCCGTCATCGCGGGTGGCGAGTTCGCGGTAGAACCATGCCTGCAGCGCCCGGCCGATGAACACCGTCTCCTCGGCCTGATCCTCCCACCTGCCGGGGATCTCGATCCGCACCAGCTCGTTCACCGGACCGGCTCTGCCCCCGAGACCATCACCCATCCCATCGGCAGCCAGCCGCCGGGACCGTCGACCACCCGGTGCCCGACCGGGAAGTTTGCCGGGTCCGGCGACTTCGAACGCGACAGGCGGTAGCGGTAGAGCAGCTGCCGCATCAGGTCACGGTCGTCCCGCAGGTGCCGGCCGATCGTCTTGGCGACCCACCCCGTGCCGAAACCGACCGGGAAAACAGTCTGGCCAGCCGGCACCTTTCCTTCGAAGTTCGAGGCCACACCCGGGTCGAGTCGTCGCCAGTGCGCCAGCTCGATCTCCCGCAATGCGGCGCCCCACGTCTGGAGCACGCCCAGGAGGTTGCTCCCGAACAGCACTTTCCGGTCATCATCCAGCTCCTTCCACGGCGACCATGCCGCCGGGGCCATCGCCAGTGTGGTAACGAACTGCGCCCCCGGGCTGACCGCCTCGACCCACACCGGGATCGCCTGCCGGCCGCGCGACGACACCGACCGTACCTGCACCTCCGACGCAACCATCTTTAGCTCCCCGACCGGGAAGGCATCGGCCAGCCGCAGCCACCGGTTGACGTCGCGGTTCGGGAAGTCGCGCCCCTCAACGGTGTGCTCGATGTTGACATCGAACGCCCGCCGTTCCACGCCCCGGGCTGCCTGCTCCCGGGATCCTTCCCCGGCTCGGACCAGCCCCCGGACCGTGTCCCGGTTCCGCTGAACGAAGGCATCGAGCAGCGCCGAACGGAATGCGCCCTTCAGGGTCGACCCCGGCAGGTAGGCCCGTCCCATCCCGTCCCGGATGAAGGCGAGCAGGTCCTGCCCGACGGCGCGTGTGCCGTACACCGGCAGGATGGCGCGCGTTGCCTGCTCAAGCGTGCGTGGGTCAAGCGCGGCCGCAATCCGGCCGTCGGCAATGCGCGGAATCAGCTGGTCCGGCAGCAGTTCCAGCGCCCGGTCCACGTCGACCAGGCGGACGGCCTTCCCGCCTTCGTCGCGGAAATCGTAGTCGCGGTGGTAGCGGATTCCGGACCCGATGTGCAGCGGGGTGAGGACCTGGAACGTGAGACGGAACTGGACCAAGCGCGGCTGGCTCACAGGCGCACCTCGTCGAGAAAGAGTCCGAACCCGTACCGGTAGACCGGGTGCCCGCCCCCAGCTTCCGGCGTCACGTCCGCCAGCCCGCCACCCGGCCCGCTGCCGCCGAGGTACGAACCTTCGGCCAGCATCGCCACCCGCCGGGAGCGCCATCCGTTCCATGCCTCGGAGGCGATCCAGCCGCCGCGCTCGACGACGCGGTATCCCCGGGTCTCGTCCAGCTCGAATGCGCCTGCCGCCAGGTCCGCCGGTGACGGCCAGCAGAGCGAAAGGGTCGGGCCCGCCGCCGGGTTCGCGGTGACCGGTAGCTCGCACGCATGGGGGCCAAGGAGTTCGAACCGGCCCATGCCGCTCGAGCGCTCCCCGCCGATCCCGGCCTCCCCAAGCACCCGGAGGCAGATGGTGAGGTGCTCGCGCACCGCCTCGTCTGCCACCAGCGCGACTACCCCCGGAATGACCCTCGATGCCGTTCCGTTTGAGCTCCCGGGCGGTGCGAAGTGGGTCGCCGCCGACTCGTACAACGCCGACGCGCCCGACCGGCGGTCGACCGTCACTCGCGACCTCGACTGCACCTCCCAGGGCCGGGCCAGCTCATGGCCATCTAAACCGGCGCCCAGCAACTCACCGAACCGCCTCGGCTCCCGGGAGCTTCCCTCCGCCCCGAACAGCCACCGGTACGCGGCCCTATCAATGAAGGACACCTGCCGAAGCAATTTTCGGTCGTCGAGCTGGCGGACCGGCTTGCGGACCGGGAGCGGGAAGAAAATCTCCCCCGGCCCCGAGTCGTCCCACCGGACCGGCAACATGCTCGAAATCCGCAGCTGCGGCTCCGGCGACTTCAGCCCGTCCAGCAGCCGCTGCAGGGCTTCGTTGCCGAACACCGCCTTCGTCGCCCAGCAGAGCGCTCCAAAGAGCGTGTCCGAGGCAGCCAAAGCCCGCGCGCGGTCGATGTCCTCCGCGTGCGAGCCGAGCCGCAGTGGCGCTCGCGGCTGAAGCCCGAAGACCCAGGCAGTCGCGGGCATGGCTACGCAGTCGCCCAGGCGACCAGGTCAGCGAGGC
It encodes:
- the csm5 gene encoding type III-A CRISPR-associated RAMP protein Csm5 → MSQPRLVQFRLTFQVLTPLHIGSGIRYHRDYDFRDEGGKAVRLVDVDRALELLPDQLIPRIADGRIAAALDPRTLEQATRAILPVYGTRAVGQDLLAFIRDGMGRAYLPGSTLKGAFRSALLDAFVQRNRDTVRGLVRAGEGSREQAARGVERRAFDVNIEHTVEGRDFPNRDVNRWLRLADAFPVGELKMVASEVQVRSVSSRGRQAIPVWVEAVSPGAQFVTTLAMAPAAWSPWKELDDDRKVLFGSNLLGVLQTWGAALREIELAHWRRLDPGVASNFEGKVPAGQTVFPVGFGTGWVAKTIGRHLRDDRDLMRQLLYRYRLSRSKSPDPANFPVGHRVVDGPGGWLPMGWVMVSGAEPVR
- the csm4 gene encoding type III-A CRISPR-associated RAMP protein Csm4, which codes for MPATAWVFGLQPRAPLRLGSHAEDIDRARALAASDTLFGALCWATKAVFGNEALQRLLDGLKSPEPQLRISSMLPVRWDDSGPGEIFFPLPVRKPVRQLDDRKLLRQVSFIDRAAYRWLFGAEGSSREPRRFGELLGAGLDGHELARPWEVQSRSRVTVDRRSGASALYESAATHFAPPGSSNGTASRVIPGVVALVADEAVREHLTICLRVLGEAGIGGERSSGMGRFELLGPHACELPVTANPAAGPTLSLCWPSPADLAAGAFELDETRGYRVVERGGWIASEAWNGWRSRRVAMLAEGSYLGGSGPGGGLADVTPEAGGGHPVYRYGFGLFLDEVRL